A stretch of Flavobacterium sp. N1994 DNA encodes these proteins:
- a CDS encoding formimidoylglutamase — protein MDKIIPFSITDLAKVTNHRSGEVKFGEKMLTIPKGEDYYDYLKNCDAQYVLIGIPEDVGIRANFGRPGADSAWESAIKSIANIQHNRFCKGSQILVLGKLDIAEEMNEAKDLDFHTTADRKKLSSLVERIDKEVVHVISGIIKCGKTPIIIGGGHNNAYGNIKGTALGLGKPINAINFDAHSDFRILEGRHSGNGFSYAYEEGFLKKYFIFGLHENYTSKNVLDNLKKIEDRVTYNTYDEIKVRQQKNFQQELIVASEFIKNDTYGIEIDLDSIPNIASSAMTMSGFSVEELRQFIYFFGNSKNAAYLHICEGAPDLGEEKNNHLIGKLIGYLVTDFIKSRRELVF, from the coding sequence ATGGACAAAATAATTCCTTTTTCTATAACCGATTTAGCAAAAGTTACTAATCACAGAAGTGGTGAAGTTAAGTTTGGTGAAAAAATGCTAACCATTCCCAAAGGGGAAGATTATTACGACTATTTGAAAAACTGCGATGCCCAATATGTGTTAATAGGAATCCCAGAAGATGTTGGTATTCGGGCCAATTTTGGTCGGCCTGGCGCTGATTCTGCTTGGGAAAGCGCTATTAAAAGTATAGCCAACATTCAGCACAATCGCTTTTGCAAAGGAAGCCAGATTTTGGTTTTAGGCAAATTGGATATTGCAGAAGAAATGAATGAAGCTAAAGATTTAGATTTTCATACTACCGCCGACAGAAAAAAACTAAGTTCACTTGTTGAACGTATTGACAAGGAAGTCGTACATGTAATTAGTGGTATCATCAAATGTGGTAAAACACCTATTATTATTGGTGGTGGACATAACAATGCTTACGGAAATATTAAAGGAACTGCACTTGGATTAGGAAAACCTATCAACGCTATTAATTTTGATGCCCATTCTGATTTCAGAATTCTGGAAGGAAGACACAGTGGTAATGGATTTTCGTATGCTTATGAAGAAGGCTTTTTGAAGAAATATTTTATTTTTGGGTTACACGAAAATTATACTTCCAAAAATGTGTTGGATAATCTAAAGAAAATAGAAGACCGGGTTACTTATAATACCTATGACGAAATCAAAGTACGCCAACAAAAGAACTTTCAACAAGAACTGATAGTTGCCTCAGAATTTATCAAAAATGATACATATGGGATTGAAATTGATTTAGACTCTATTCCTAATATTGCTAGTAGTGCTATGACTATGAGCGGTTTTTCGGTAGAAGAATTACGTCAGTTTATTTACTTTTTTGGTAATTCTAAAAATGCAGCTTACCTTCACATTTGCGAAGGTGCTCCCGATTTAGGAGAAGAAAAAAACAATCACCTCATCGGAAAACTGATTGGCTATTTGGTTACGGATTTTATCAAGTCGAGACGAGAATTAGTATTCTAA
- the hutI gene encoding imidazolonepropionase: MQTLLINIKELLQVREANIEKVSGAAMAVLPSLKNAFLLIENDEIADFGLMENCPKIKADKTIDAKGKMILPSWCDSHTHIVYAGNREQEFVDRINGLTYEEIANRGGGILNSAKKLNETSEEEIYNQSKKRLEEVIQQGTGAVEIKSGYGLTVEGELKMLRVIQKLAKNHPITIKATFLGAHAFPTEYKENHAAYIDLIINEMLPKIAEEKLADYIDAFCETGYFSVAETERIMQAGAKYGLRSKIHVNQFTAINGIAACVKHKALSVDHLEIVTDEDIEVLKNSETMPVALPSCSYFISIPYTPARKMISAGLPLALASDFNPGTTPSGNMNFVVATACIKMKMTPEEAINAATLNGAYAMGISATHGSITVGKKANLIITKELNSFYELPYAFGSNLIEQVILNGESIS, translated from the coding sequence ATGCAAACCTTACTCATCAACATAAAAGAATTATTGCAAGTTAGAGAAGCCAACATAGAAAAAGTCTCTGGTGCTGCCATGGCGGTTTTACCTTCCTTAAAAAATGCTTTTCTTTTAATTGAAAATGATGAGATTGCCGATTTTGGTTTGATGGAAAATTGTCCCAAAATAAAGGCAGACAAGACTATTGATGCCAAAGGAAAAATGATTTTACCTTCATGGTGCGATAGTCATACTCATATTGTTTATGCGGGCAACCGAGAACAAGAATTTGTGGATAGAATTAATGGATTGACTTATGAAGAAATAGCCAATCGTGGTGGAGGTATTTTGAATTCTGCTAAAAAACTAAATGAAACTTCCGAAGAAGAAATTTATAATCAATCCAAGAAAAGATTAGAAGAGGTAATACAACAAGGAACTGGAGCTGTTGAAATTAAATCAGGTTATGGTTTGACTGTGGAAGGCGAATTAAAAATGCTTCGTGTCATCCAAAAATTAGCAAAAAACCATCCAATTACCATTAAAGCTACCTTTCTTGGTGCTCATGCCTTCCCAACTGAATACAAAGAAAATCATGCTGCTTATATCGATTTAATCATCAACGAAATGCTTCCTAAAATTGCCGAAGAAAAATTAGCCGATTATATTGATGCTTTTTGTGAAACGGGTTATTTTTCAGTAGCTGAAACTGAAAGGATAATGCAAGCTGGAGCAAAATATGGTTTACGTTCCAAAATTCATGTGAATCAATTTACTGCTATCAATGGAATTGCAGCTTGTGTCAAACATAAAGCCCTTTCTGTTGATCATTTAGAAATCGTAACGGATGAAGATATTGAAGTTTTAAAAAACTCTGAAACTATGCCAGTAGCTTTACCAAGTTGTTCCTATTTTATTAGTATTCCTTACACTCCTGCCCGAAAAATGATTTCCGCAGGATTACCATTGGCCCTTGCTTCTGATTTTAATCCGGGTACTACTCCTTCAGGAAATATGAATTTTGTGGTGGCTACTGCTTGTATTAAAATGAAAATGACTCCAGAAGAAGCCATTAATGCCGCCACATTAAATGGTGCTTATGCCATGGGGATTTCAGCTACACATGGAAGTATTACTGTTGGCAAAAAAGCCAATCTCATTATTACAAAAGAGCTTAATTCCTTCTATGAATTGCCTTATGCTTTTGGTTCTAATTTGATTGAACAAGTAATTCTTAATGGAGAAAGTATCTCATAA
- the corA gene encoding magnesium/cobalt transporter CorA, whose translation MRKIKYKKGKKVQPTLLEYTGVHKYTQTEIQLFVYDTNDLAEFHEFEVSEIHKHVNLDKTNWLNVHGLNDTVVIKSIGDYLGVDNFMLSDILNTTKRTKLDEYHDTLFFNIKSLLPEEDSNNINVEQISFLLKNGILVSFQEKRSDFFTHIRERMRVHSGIVRDKKADYLLFLLLDSVMENFYITIENEEDRVEELINLSKTSTNPQILEQIEKHRDNYNFLKRSIIPLRDSLYSIKSIKDDNVFNAIETNNYSFFERLHQKCLELLEQIEYDLTTLDSASNFYFSTQNHKMNEVMKTLTVVSVFFMPLTFIVGVYGMNFDNMPELHWQYGYFIIIGLMFLLLLGMIYYFKKKKWY comes from the coding sequence GTGAGAAAAATTAAATACAAAAAAGGAAAAAAAGTGCAACCCACTTTATTAGAATACACAGGGGTTCACAAGTATACACAAACCGAAATACAATTGTTTGTTTATGACACCAATGATTTAGCCGAGTTTCATGAATTTGAAGTTAGTGAAATCCATAAACACGTCAATCTTGATAAAACCAATTGGTTAAATGTGCATGGTTTAAATGATACGGTGGTTATAAAAAGCATTGGAGATTATTTGGGAGTGGATAATTTTATGCTCTCCGATATTCTAAACACTACCAAACGAACCAAACTAGATGAATATCACGACACGCTTTTTTTCAATATCAAATCGCTTTTACCCGAAGAAGATTCGAATAACATCAACGTTGAACAAATCAGTTTCTTGTTGAAGAATGGGATTTTAGTTTCGTTTCAAGAAAAGAGAAGTGATTTTTTTACTCACATACGAGAACGAATGAGAGTGCATTCAGGTATTGTAAGAGATAAAAAAGCAGATTATTTACTGTTTCTTTTGCTTGATTCGGTCATGGAGAATTTTTACATAACTATCGAAAATGAAGAGGACAGGGTAGAGGAATTAATCAATTTGTCAAAGACAAGCACTAATCCACAAATTTTAGAACAAATAGAAAAACACCGAGATAATTATAACTTTTTGAAACGCTCTATCATTCCGTTACGCGATTCTTTATATTCCATTAAAAGTATCAAAGACGATAATGTTTTCAATGCTATTGAAACTAATAATTATAGTTTTTTTGAACGATTACATCAAAAGTGTTTGGAACTTTTGGAACAAATAGAATACGATTTGACAACGTTAGATAGTGCTTCCAATTTTTATTTTTCAACCCAAAACCATAAGATGAATGAGGTGATGAAAACTCTGACTGTAGTTTCCGTTTTCTTTATGCCACTTACTTTTATTGTGGGTGTTTATGGAATGAATTTTGATAATATGCCCGAATTACATTGGCAATATGGTTATTTTATAATTATAGGATTAATGTTCCTATTGCTTTTGGGAATGATTTATTATTTCAAGAAGAAGAAATGGTATTAA
- the nhaA gene encoding Na+/H+ antiporter NhaA, which yields MNITKLFSDFFESEKAGGFILIACTLLSLFLANSAWSESYLHLWHQPLGNHSIEHWINDGLMTIFFLLIGLELEREIYAGELSNLKNALLPISAAIGGMLIPAGIYLWMNYGTVTQSGAGIPMATDIAFALGILSLLGNRVPTSLKVFLTALAVIDDLGAILIIAVFYTKSLVWSNLFIALSIFTFLLLLNRLKVRNLIPYLIGGIAMWYFMLNSGVHATITGVLLAFAIPFGNGNENSTSYILQHFLHKPVAFIILPLFALANTAIILNSNWHYAMLHQYTLGIALGLLIGKPLGIWLFSFLSVKLKISSLPEDLNWKSILGVSFLGGIGFTMSIFITLLAFSDENHINNAKIMILISSLIAGIIGLLYLKTTLKKDNS from the coding sequence ATGAATATTACAAAGCTTTTTAGTGATTTTTTTGAGAGTGAAAAAGCTGGTGGATTCATTCTTATTGCCTGTACCCTACTTTCTCTTTTTTTAGCAAACTCTGCTTGGAGTGAAAGCTATTTACATCTTTGGCATCAACCTTTAGGAAATCATTCGATAGAACATTGGATAAACGATGGCCTGATGACAATTTTCTTTTTATTGATTGGTTTAGAATTAGAGCGCGAAATCTATGCTGGAGAATTATCTAACCTAAAAAACGCTCTGTTGCCAATTTCTGCAGCTATTGGTGGGATGTTAATTCCTGCCGGAATATATTTATGGATGAATTACGGAACCGTAACCCAATCGGGAGCAGGAATTCCTATGGCGACAGATATTGCTTTTGCTTTGGGAATTTTATCTTTGTTGGGCAATCGGGTTCCCACTTCCCTGAAAGTATTCTTGACAGCCTTAGCTGTTATTGATGACTTAGGGGCCATTCTGATTATTGCTGTCTTTTACACAAAATCCTTAGTCTGGAGCAATTTATTCATCGCCTTAAGTATTTTTACGTTCCTACTTTTATTAAACCGATTAAAAGTTCGCAATCTAATTCCCTATCTAATTGGAGGCATTGCCATGTGGTATTTTATGCTTAACTCAGGTGTTCATGCTACAATTACGGGTGTATTGTTGGCCTTTGCTATTCCGTTTGGAAACGGAAATGAGAATTCAACATCTTATATTTTACAACACTTTTTACACAAACCCGTTGCCTTTATTATTTTGCCTCTTTTTGCTTTAGCAAATACTGCAATTATTTTAAATTCAAACTGGCATTATGCTATGCTCCATCAATATACTTTGGGAATTGCTCTAGGATTATTAATTGGAAAACCATTGGGAATATGGTTATTTAGTTTTCTTTCCGTTAAACTAAAAATAAGTAGCCTTCCAGAAGATTTAAATTGGAAGTCTATTTTAGGAGTAAGTTTTTTAGGTGGCATCGGATTCACCATGTCAATCTTTATCACGCTACTCGCCTTTTCAGATGAAAATCATATCAACAATGCTAAAATCATGATTCTGATTTCGTCATTAATAGCCGGAATCATTGGGTTACTTTATTTAAAAACAACTCTTAAAAAAGATAATTCGTAA